The following DNA comes from Deltaproteobacteria bacterium.
GGTGCCGGCCCGCGACAAGCTCGACGTGCCCGGGCTCTCCAGCCTGCAGATCCCCGGCGACGAGGGCTGGCTTCTGCCCCGGCCGGAGATCGCCGCCACCGCGCGGGTGGGCTTCGCCAACGACACCGTGCGCACCGTGGGCGGCGAGCGCGGGGAGTTCGAAGAGGTCGCCAACGACGACGGCGACCTGCCGCTGAGCGGCTCCGAGCGCCAGGTGCGGCTCTTCGTGCGCCGGGGCAAGGACATCTACCCCTCGCTCTCGCTGGCCGCGCTTCTGGCCACCAACCCGGGCCCGCTCAGCATCCGCGATGGCCGGCTCCACTACGGCGACAAGAGCGTGCCCATCAACCGCCGGGGGTTCATGAACATCGCCTACCCGTCGAGCATGGCGGCGTTCGATGCGGCGTTGCCGGGCTCGAACCGGGTGATCCACATCCACTTCTCCAACGTGGTCCGCAACGCGCAGCGCCGCGAGCACCAGCAGAGCACCGACGCCAACCTGGCCGCCGCAGTGAAGGGCAAGGTGGTGGTGGTGGGGAACCTGGCCTCCGACCTCTACGACGTGAAGGTCACGCCGGTGGAGGGCATGAACTCGGGCTCGGCGGTGGTGGCCTCGTCGCTGCGCACCCTCCTGCTCGGCGACGCCGTGGCCCGCGCCACCCGCGAGCAGGACGCGCGCTGGGCCTTCGCCATGGGCCTGCTCGGCGCCCTCTACGCGCTCATCGTGTTCCGCTACGCGCGCAGCTCGGGCTTCATCGTGGTCAGCGCCCTGGGCGTGATGGCCGGCGCGGCCCTCTACGCGAGCTACGCACTGCACACCTTCGTCGACGCGCGCGTGTGGCTGGCGGTCTTCACCCCCGGTGCGGCCTTCGGCGCGGCGGCGGTGGGCACCGGCTGGATCAACTTCGGCGAGGCCGACACCGACCGCGAGCGCGTGGCCCTGGCCCTGGGCCGCTTCACCAGCCCGGCCATCGTGGAGAGCGTGCTGCGGAACCCGCTGCTCATCGCGCCCAAGCGCCGCGAGCTCACCATCCTCTTCAGCGACATCGCCGGGTTCACCACCATCTCCGAGTCCATGCCCGCGCCCCGGCTCGCGGAGCTCCTCGCCATCTACTTCACCGAGGTCACCGCGCCCATCGCACAGACCCAGGGCCACGTGGACAAGTTCATCGGCGATGCGGTGATGGCCTTCTGGAACGCGCCGCTCCCCAACGAGCGCCACGCCGCGCTGGCGTGCAAGGCCGCGCTCGCCATGCGCGAGCGGCTCGACAAGATCCGCGCCGCGCTCAAGAAGGACTTCGGCGTCGAGGTGACCGCGCGGGTGGGCCTCAACTCGGGCGAGGTGGTGGTCGGCGAGATGGGCGCGCGCGGGAAAGAGGGCGAGCAGAAGTCGAACTACACCTGCCTCGGCGACGCCGTGAACCTCGCCTCCCGGCTGGAGGGCGTGAACAAGATGTACGGCACCACCATCCTCTGCGGCCCGCGCACCCAGGAGCTCGCCGGCGAGGGCTTCGTCTTCCGGGAGATCGACCGCGTGCGCGTGAAGGGCAAGACCGAGGCCGTGACGGTGTACGAGCTGGTGTCGGCCAAGGGCGACAAGCTCGAGGCCGGCCTCAAGGACGCGCTCACCCGCTACGCCCAGGGCCTGGCCGCGTACCGCGAGCGCAACTTCGCGGCCGCGCAGACCCACTTCGAGGCCGCGCTCGCCGCCAAGAAGGACGATGCCCCCAGCGCGATCTTCCGCGACCGCTGCAAGGACTACCTCGCGTCGCCGCCGCCCGCCGACTGGGACGGCGCCAACACCCTGCACGATAAGTGATGCTGGGTGGGCAGGTGCCCGAGTTCCCGCCCAGGCGCTCAGGTGCCCACGAACTTGGGATCAGGGATCGGGGATCGGGTCTCAGGGATCGGTTGGGGAACGTATCAGGGTACGATTCCCGTGACCCTCATCCCAGCCGATCCCCGATCCCCGATCCCCGATCCCAAGTTCGTGTGCGCAATCGGAACACGCTGCGGGAACCTGGGCGTCCCCAGGTTCGTCTTGTGCGTCTCCACCGACGTGCGGTCCGTCACTGGCGTAGGGCCGGTGATTGACGCACGATGGAGAGAGGTTGCGCCCGTGCGGCCGCGCGCGGCGCCCCAAGGAACGATCCCCATGTCTCCGTGGCTCGTCATCCCCGCGCTGGTGCTGCTCGCAGGCAAGGGCACCCCCAAGTCCAGGTCCGACGCGAAGGGCGAAACCAAGATCGTGCTCAACCGCGCGCGCTTGATGGCCGAGCCCAAGTTCTGGGCGCGCCACGTGGGCGAGGTGGAGCGCGGCGCCAAGGTCAGCATCCTCGAGACCCAGTCGAGCTGGGTGAAGATCACCGATAACCACAACCACACCGGCTACGTGCCCGTGACCACCTTCGTGGACGACGCCGTCGACGCCAGCCAGCTCGGGCGCGTGGGCGAGGTTCAGGACAACGCGCCGGTGAGCGCCGCCCAGGCCGCCAACGCGTCGCGCGGGTTCTCCCGCGAGGCCCAGCAGGCCGCGGTCGACAAGGCCCACGCCCAGGCCGCCGACGCCTGGGTCGACAAGTACGAGGGCAAGGACAACGACGCCGCCCTGGAGAAGGCGCTCGCCGCCAAGGAGCCCGGCTTCATCACCGACGGGCACCTGTTGGGAGGCAAGCCGTGATCAAGTTGGGCCTGGCCGTGGTCCTCGCCGCCGACGCGTGCACCATCGGCACCGTCAAGATCGAGAACCCCGTCGAGCAGGTGAAGCACACCGTCAAGCGCGCCGCCGGCACCGAAGAGTGCACGCCGCAGCAGCTCTGGCCCTACACCTTCTCCGCCGAGGACGAGTACTGGTTCGGGCGGAACGTCGCCGACCGGCTGCTCGCGCCCTACGTGCCCGCCAAGATCTACGAGCCCGACTCGCCCCAGGCCATCTACCTCAACGAGGTGGGCAACGTGGTGGCGGCAGCGTCCGCCGCGCAGCGCGACGACGGCGGCGGCTACCACAACGACCTTCCGCGCAAGTTCCCCGCGCGCGCGCGCCTCGACGACACCGCAGATCGCCCGCTTCCCATCCGCGGCTATCACTTCATCCTGGTGAAGGATCCCCAGCCGGTGGCGCTGGGACTGCCCGGGGGCTTCGTGATCGTCTCCGACGGCCTCGTGGCCCGGACGACCGACGAAGACCAGCTCGCGGGCGTCCTGGCGCACGAGCTCGGCCACGTGACGCGCGGCCACGGCATCGTGGCCATCGAGAAGATGCTCTGCGGTCGCAGGGACAGCGTCTTCGCGCAGGCCAGCCAGAACCTCCACGCCACCAAGATCGGCGGCGGGCTGGCGTTGAACCTCCCGTTGGACAAGGCCATCGAGCTCTTCGACCAGGGCGTGAACTACTTCCAGGACATCATCACCACCAAGGGCTACCCGGCCGCCTACGAGGGCGAGGCCGACGCCTACGGCACGCGCTACCTCGCGGGCGCGAGCTACTCCGCACTGGCCCTGGCGGATCTGCTGAACCACGTCGACAAGGATCCGGCCTTCAAGCCCACCGACGACGAGCACGAGCGGCCGGCGTCGCGCGCCACCAAGGTCACCAAGCTGGTGACCGACGAGAAGCTCCAGCCCG
Coding sequences within:
- a CDS encoding adenylate/guanylate cyclase domain-containing protein encodes the protein MLRSTFWRQLWVALMVGLMAGAGGAGVAYFRWAERPEHYCYDRLLLAAQQYLPKPESEPVVMVAIDDASIDQVRRDLFYPWPWPRSLVGLAVQELETLGAKVIVLDQLFFDYTVHGTKDEVEFVDFLHHTNNVVVAAQTAELSPMPSVGSGSWAVRLAAFKTRAEAMDFAIEPLAHQYQVYLVPGSGGTTGVWLGGFGSRTKLEDRLSGMVSLGDVKIVGEPEIRELTAEELTHALDADAWVPARDKLDVPGLSSLQIPGDEGWLLPRPEIAATARVGFANDTVRTVGGERGEFEEVANDDGDLPLSGSERQVRLFVRRGKDIYPSLSLAALLATNPGPLSIRDGRLHYGDKSVPINRRGFMNIAYPSSMAAFDAALPGSNRVIHIHFSNVVRNAQRREHQQSTDANLAAAVKGKVVVVGNLASDLYDVKVTPVEGMNSGSAVVASSLRTLLLGDAVARATREQDARWAFAMGLLGALYALIVFRYARSSGFIVVSALGVMAGAALYASYALHTFVDARVWLAVFTPGAAFGAAAVGTGWINFGEADTDRERVALALGRFTSPAIVESVLRNPLLIAPKRRELTILFSDIAGFTTISESMPAPRLAELLAIYFTEVTAPIAQTQGHVDKFIGDAVMAFWNAPLPNERHAALACKAALAMRERLDKIRAALKKDFGVEVTARVGLNSGEVVVGEMGARGKEGEQKSNYTCLGDAVNLASRLEGVNKMYGTTILCGPRTQELAGEGFVFREIDRVRVKGKTEAVTVYELVSAKGDKLEAGLKDALTRYAQGLAAYRERNFAAAQTHFEAALAAKKDDAPSAIFRDRCKDYLASPPPADWDGANTLHDK
- a CDS encoding SH3 domain-containing protein, whose product is MSPWLVIPALVLLAGKGTPKSRSDAKGETKIVLNRARLMAEPKFWARHVGEVERGAKVSILETQSSWVKITDNHNHTGYVPVTTFVDDAVDASQLGRVGEVQDNAPVSAAQAANASRGFSREAQQAAVDKAHAQAADAWVDKYEGKDNDAALEKALAAKEPGFITDGHLLGGKP
- a CDS encoding M48 family metallopeptidase, whose translation is MIKLGLAVVLAADACTIGTVKIENPVEQVKHTVKRAAGTEECTPQQLWPYTFSAEDEYWFGRNVADRLLAPYVPAKIYEPDSPQAIYLNEVGNVVAAASAAQRDDGGGYHNDLPRKFPARARLDDTADRPLPIRGYHFILVKDPQPVALGLPGGFVIVSDGLVARTTDEDQLAGVLAHELGHVTRGHGIVAIEKMLCGRRDSVFAQASQNLHATKIGGGLALNLPLDKAIELFDQGVNYFQDIITTKGYPAAYEGEADAYGTRYLAGASYSALALADLLNHVDKDPAFKPTDDEHERPASRATKVTKLVTDEKLQPGHSPYEADRTKRFGVAFPPQPASTPAAQVKTKS